AGAACATCAAGTATTGTTCTTAAAAAATCATCATCTCACCGCAGCATAATTTCAAACATCACTTTTTATAGTTAACTTTTCCATTGTTCGTGTTTCGATAATGGTTTGTTTGCTATACTAAAAAACCGATAATAATATTTCTTAAAAAAATTATTGACAAGACTTAGCTGGTCTTATCACCTTTTCTTAATATTCCTTTTCAACTCTTCAAGTACATCATCATACTTAGTAGACTTTAGCTTAGGAAATGCTCGCAGTATTCTTCGCTCTGAGAATTTAACTCTTGTTTGTAATTCTTTAATCTTCTTATACAATGGCAATGTAGAAAGGTCTACATCAACATGATCTTTAAATTCGTTTATGTTGGTGTTTATGCTTGCCTTAAACCCCATCCAATCTTCATGCTTTTCCTCTATGAACCTTTGTCCATGTGCTAAAAAGGTCTCTAGCTTTTCTTCTAAATGATCTCTTCCAATCGCATCCCTTATTTCCTCTTTCAATATGTATATTTGTTTGAACCGAGAATTTAGCTTTATAGCTGCGTTTGAAGAGTATGCAATATCTAGTAGGATAATTGCAAATAAAAAAATACTCATATAGTTTTTATTTGTATCAGAGATTTGATGAACAGAGAATGATATGTAGGGGTGAATCCAATTTACAAGTATTATTGATAAAATACCAAAGTAAATAGAGTTTTCCAAACAAACTCTGCCATTGATATTGAATTTCTTTTCAGAATAATCCCACCATCTCATTGCAAATAATTTTTCCATTATGTAGCTGGTTACATACTCTAAAATCGAAGTCGTAACCATAGATAATAGAAAAAGACCTCCTAAGGTTTTGACATAAGGGTCTACTAAGAAAATCACATATATAGCTCCTACACCGTAAATAGGGCAAATAGGCCCACTAAGAAACCCTCTTTCAGCAAAAGAACCTTGCCTTATAGAACAGTACAAAGTCTCAACGATCCAGCCTAAAAGACTATAAATGAACCAAATTAAAAATAAAACTGTCCAATCCATATGCTATCCTTTCCGCAAATAATAAGGTGCATTTTGCATTCCTCTTGGGTCTTTAGATCCTTCGCTTCGCTCTAGGATGACTCCTGACGGAGTTTAGAGCATATCTTGCCTGAAGGCGAGGTGGCGTTTTGCTGACCACCTGACCACCTGACCACCCGACCACCCGACCACCCAACCACCTGCTTTATATTAAATCCAATACAACGCACATTTTTTTACGCGTACTTATTTCCATCACCGCACACCATTTGTCTACCATTGTGACGACAAAAGATTCCCTAAACTTAGGCAGCTTTATCGTTAAAGGCCACATATGTTTTACGATAATATCCTTTTCCCGCTCATTGAGCTCAAACAAATTGTCTGCGTTTTTTAGAGCGGTATAAGGGTGTGTAAAACCATGTAGTCCCTCTGTCTTTGTCGTATGCCAATCGTACAAAAATAGGTCGTGTAAGAGCCCCCCTCGGGCTGCAGAGCGATAATCCAAACCCCAATTTTTACAAATACAGTAACTGTAGTAAGACACCGTTAAACTGTGTTCAAAACAACTAATATCACTGTGCTGAATATAATCTTTCATAGAACAAACCGCTTCATGCTCAAGAAGATCTACAACACAGGTTTTGTATTCATCAACATCTTTATAGTCTATTATTTTACTAAAAAAATAATCGATCATTGTTTTCTCCTCTTATAAAATATACTCATTAAATACTCTGGTATTATTTTACACTATTAGACATTATATTAATATGAAATTATTTTAGCAAATGAGAATATTTTATATCCATTATGTAAATCATTTATAGTAGTCCCTTGTATAAATTAATACTTTAAATTCCCAGTCATAACAAATGGGAACAACAGACTTTAGTAGGAAACAATAAAGTTGAATTTAATAAAGAATTAAACGTATCTTTACATTAATCTGCTAGATGACCATTTTGCCATTTGGCATACTATAGATATACAGTTTTAGAGCTATATGGACCATTAGTATTAGGAGGAAATAGTATGATTATAATATTACACATAGCACATACCATAAGATCCTTCTTACAAGAAAAAACAAACAATTTATTTGATCCCAACTTTGACTTTTGGAATGACTATGTTCTAGAAGATGAGTTTAGTTCTATTACAAAAGATAAATAATCCCAATATAGCAAAACGAATCCTCCCCCTCAAAGTAATTTTGCTATATTACTCGTAGAACGACATATGTCGTTCTATTTTGTTTTAAATGCGATAAATTAAGACCCTAATGGCTGACCGCTGGCGGCTGAAGGCGCTTTCACTCCCACAAATCATCTACTAGCTCTTGTATCTTCTTTTTTCTCCTCTCAGTCTCTCCTAAATCAACACTATAACTATCTCCAATCTTTACCAATACATCCCCCTCTTGCACTTCTTTCGGCAGATCTTCTAGTTGAATATCCATCATCAATTTATTTTCATCTTCTACTACTGCATAATCCCCTTCAAAACGATCGATTATATATTTCATAGCATTACTCCATTCTTTTTAATTGCGCTTCGCGCAATTAGCTGAAAGCTGAATGCGGAAAGCGGAACTTTTTAGTTGGGTGTTGGTGTGTTAGAAAGTTTATTAATTGGATGGGAAAACCAAGCTCGCCTAAATGCGAGGTGATGCTGCGCGTTTTGCCTAATTTATCGTTTGTATTTAGTTTTTGTTTTTAACCGGAGCGTAGCTTCGTCATCCTGGAGCGTAGCGAAGGATCTTAAGACCCACAGAGCGGACCCGAACTAACTGCCCTAGTCATCCTGGAGCGTAGCGAAGGATCTTAAGACCCGTAGAGCGGACCCAAACTAACTGCCCTAGTCATCCTGGAGCGTAGCGAAGGATCTTAAGACCCGCGGAGCGGACCCAAACTAACTGCCCTAGTCATCCTGGAGCGTAGCGAAGGATCTTAAGACCCGCGGAGCGGACCCGAACTAACTGCCCTAGTCATCCTGGAGCGTAGCGAAGGATCTTAAGACCCACAGAGCGGACCCGAACTAACTGCCCTAGTCATCCTGGAGCGTAGCGAAGGATCTTAAGACCCACAGAGCGGGCCCGAACTAACTGCCCTAGTCATCCTGGAGCGTAGCGAAGGATCTTAAGACGCGCGGAGCGGACCTGAACTAACTGCCCTAGTCATCCTGGAGCGTAGCGAAGGATCTTAAGACCCACAGAGCTATGCTAAATTACCCTTAATTCTAAATTATAAATTCTCAATTCTCAATTGTTCGCAAATGCGCAAAGCGCACCTCACTTCCATCACTCTCAACTACAATTGTTCCCATCTCATCTGTACGGTACGATTTAATGCCTCTTTCTTCTAGCTTAGTCATAATCTCTGGGTCTGGGTGACCGTAGGAATTTCCTTCTCCTACTGAAATAATGGCGTATTTAGGATTTACTTTGTCTAAAAATTCGTCACTTGATGAGTACATGCTACCATGATGACCTAATTTAATTAGATCTGCTTGTATCGGATACCCCATTTCTATTATTTCATTTTCTACGATCTTCTCAGCATCTCCCATAAAAAGAAAAGAATGCTCTCCATAATCTAGCTTTACAGTTATAGAATAATTGTTTGTGTCAGAGTAAGTTTTACTTATGGGTGAAAGAATCGTATATTCCGCATTTCCAAGGTCAAATGTACTTCCTGCTTGAGGGGTATTGATCTTATATCCCTTATTTTTTATGGCTATTAATACATCTTCATAGGTTTTAGACGAATGATTGATCTTTGGCATATAAATCTTACCAATGTCAAAGTTCTCAATAACCGCATCCAATCCACCAATATGATCTTCGTGAGGATGAGTACCTATTAGTACGTCAATATGATCAATACCCAAATCTCTTATGTAAGAAACCACAAGATCTGAATCTCCATTGTTCCCAGCATCTATTAACATGGTCTGTCCTGATGCGTCTTGTATCAGAATAGAGTCTGCTTGTCCTACATCTAAAAAATGAATTTTAACTTGTCCTAATGCTACATCCGTATTAATCCCATCATCTGCAAAGAGATTAAATGCAAAAGCCGTGAAGGCAATAATAATGGGTATCAATGTTTTTAATAATTTATTCATGCTGTCATCTCCTTCTAGTTTGATTCCCTACTATTATACTAGAAGTTCGTAGAACAATGATATATTTCTTCTAACAACAAAGTGCCTTTGGCACTTTAGTCTTTAGTCTTTAGTCTTTAGTCACTAGCATTTGGGTATTCCTTTTGGGTCTAGATCCTTCGCTTACGCTCAGCATGACTAGGCAGAAGCCAATGTTAAAAGTAGGACTTCCCTATTACATAAAAAGAGACACTATTGTGTCCCTACAAGCTGATGTATTCTATTGTATTCTTTCTCTTTTCCATTCTTTATAACAATCTAAATCCGTCTGGATTTGTTTGATGACTGTGCTTATGATAAAGACATCATCTAAAAATCCTAGAGCCACAATAAAATCTGGAATTAAGTCTATTGGGCTTACAAAATATAAAATTCCAGCTACGATAGCGATAATAGACCCTGTGGGGATTTCTTTATAATCTCCCTTAGCCCAGTCACGCACTAGACTAGTTAAAATGCGAAAATCATCCATTATCCGCCCAAAAGGTCCCTCTGCTTTCTTTTCTGTTTCACTAGCTTGTCTAAGAATGGTCTCTACTTTTCGAGGATCTTCAATTATTTTCTTAGCTTTAAGCTTAAACTTTTCAAATAATTGCAATGCCTTTTCTTTATTAAAGGTTTTTTCTTTCATAATACAATTTCCCCACTTTACCAGCAAATTATATCCCCTATGAGAACAAGGAAAGTACATATTAATATACCCCTTTTATTCTTAAATTAATTAGGAATTAAAATGATTTTACTCTCATTTATGGAAAAGTCAAGGATTTATTGATTAGTTGGATGGCAAAAAAACACCTCGCCTATAGGCAAGATACAGAAAATGCGTAAGAAACCTGATTAAGGCTAATTGAGAATTTAAGATTTTAAGTAAAATTGGTAAGATTCTTCCCTACGCTCAGAATGACACGGCAGTAGCTAGGGTCACTGCGCCTTCTGAATATATGTGTGCGCGAAGCGCACTCTGTCATCCTGGAGCGAAGCGAAGGATCTTACCACACTAACTATTAACGCATGAACTATATAACCAGCTAGTATTAAATCAAAACACAAAATCTTCAATGAACAATGAAAAATGAACATCGAACACGGAACAGTACAAATATCCGACTATCTACTTAGCCTTTAATACTGTTAATTATTCATTGTTCCATGTTCATTGTTCACTGCGACGTTAGTCGCATATTTGCTTACCACCTGACCACCTGCTTTTAATCCTCAAACAAATTCCCCAATGTCCCCAACACACTACCTTCACCTTTGGAACTTCCGCCCGTATATTTCGATGAAGTAATAATTCGATCAGCTAGCCTGCTAAATGGTAGGGATTGTAGCCATACTTTTCCTGGTCCCTTTAGAGTGGCAAAGAATAAGCCTTCTCCTCCAAATACGGCCGTTTTAATATTTCCGACAAATTCAATATCGTAATTCACCTCTTGTGTAAGGGCTACTAGACATCCTGTATCCACTTTAAGGGTTTCCCCTGGAGCTAATTCTCTTTCGTAAATGGTTCCACCTGCATGGCAGAAGGCAAGTCCATTTCCTTCTAATTTCTGCATAATAAACCCTTCTCCGCCAAAGAATCCTACACCGATTTTCTTTTGGAATGCAATGCCTACAGCGGTGCCCTTTTCCGCACAAAGAAATGAATCTTTTTGGCAGATAATCTTGCCATTATATTTTGACAAGTCAACGGGAATAATCTTGCCTGGATAAGGAGCACCAAAGGCAACTTCACCTTCACTATTACCTGTCTGAGTAAATAAAGTCATAAATAAGCTTTCCCCTGTTAAAACCCTTTTTCCAGCTCCCATAAGTTTGCCCATAAGGCTACTGCCAGAACTTTGAGCAGAACCATCACCAAAAATGGTATCCATCTTAACCGTCCCATCCATAAACAATAGCGCTCCAGCTTCTGCAATTAAACTTTCATTGTTTCTAAGTAAAAACCGAACAAACTGCATATCATCTCCATAAATTTCATAATCAACAGCCATTTTAATCCTCCTCTACATAATGGTATATCTGCACCAATTTATCAATCAAACAATCTATATATACTCATTTATTATTCTAATAAACACCACTAGTTTTAAAATTTTCCTTTTTATTATAATAAAATCACAAAACTTTGATTCCTGTTCACCGATAGAAATTTCTGCTTTATATTTAAACTACCGTATTAATAAATATAGCAAACCAATAAATATCATTCAATAGTATTTATAATAGTATTTATAATAATATCATAATCACATAAAAAAAACACTTTTTTCCATTATAATTAACAGAAAAAATAACCTTAGCTCAGTTCTCCTTTAATATATTTACAATAATCTTCAAACTCCTGTATAATATTTTATATAGTATAATAATATTACATTACATTTTATCTAAACTCATTACGAAGGGATACTATTAATGGAATTTAAAATCGTTTCTAAGGAAGTAAATAATATACAAAATAATCAAACAAAAACAGAAAACACCACTGTCTCACCTAAGGAAAGCTTTGCTAATGTTCTTGATGCATACCTCTTAGCAGCTAACACAGATGATTCTTTAAATTCAATATCTATTGATTTGCCCATTAAGAACGAGCACATACTGCGTACAATATTAGGTAGTGTTGACATGGTTACATCTACGAAAATGCCAAACCATAATTATGCCGTTGCGGCTTATGGACACTCCATCCCCTTAGCTACATCAGATGGCGTACAGCAGATTGCCCGAAATATAACCGCTTTATATGAGGGCGGCGGTGTAGCTGGTAATTTTGATGGACAAGGTATGTCTCTTGGGTATTTACAGTGGAATATAGGATCCAACACTTTGCAACCATTACTTAGAGAAATGGCAAACAACCCAAACACACAAAAAAATTTCGAAGAGATTTTTTCTGGATTGGTTCAAATTACAAATAATAATGGCACAACAACTACTAGGAGTATGAGCGACGAAATTCGGCAAATGCTTGCTATGACCACATCCCAGCAACTCGCTTGGGCAAAATCATTAAATACGAGACAAAACAAAATAAAAGAGCCTTGGAAATCAGCTTTTAGCAATTTAATTCAAAACAATTCCTTTAAGCTTATTCAAGACCAATATGCAAAACCTTATTTTGATAAAGCCAACAAAATCGTCAATGACCCTACTATTGGAGTGAAAACGATTCGTGGATACTCCTTAGCCTTTGATATTGCCGTGCAAAATGGCTCCATTAAATCTTCCGCCTATGATCTTATTGTAGGTGCTTTGTCAGGAGAAAATAATAAACTAACCAATCCAAATAACTCGAGTCTATCGAGAAATCAAAGAGCTGTAGTATTAGATTTACAAAGCCGATTAAAAAACGTCTCAGATCCAGATACCCGCAAATTATACTACACAGCAGCCGCAGTGGCCATTTGCGCCAAAGATCAATATGCAAAAGACGTTTGGTCAAGAAAATCAACAATAGTGTCTGGCACAGGAACCGTCCACGGCAGAAGCCTAGCTCTTGATAGCGCAGGTCTATCTGATAAAAAATTAGTCTAATAGTAGTTGAACGAATGCGCGCAAAACGCATATTTGTCATTCAGAGCGTAGCGAAGAATCCCACTAGGTGGCCTTTGAAAACAAACTTATCTACTGTTTCTACATATATTTAATATGGCTCCTTATTTCCTAGAGATCCTTCGTCGCAGGCTCCTCAGGATGACTGGGACAGCTGACTTGGGTCATTACCTCGCCTTTCGGCAAGTACTCCGCTTTTAAGGTTTTGCTGACCACCTGACCACCTGACCACCTTATCACCTTACCACCTGATTTTTTCCCCCAAAATAGTTAACAATTCCTCCCTTCTGCCGATAAGTATAATAAATGAGGGGAGGTTCATTGTGAAAAATCAACAGAAAGAAAAATTAGAGAATTATGCAATCACACAAAAAATACTCATATACACATCAATATACAGCCTATCCATATTTCTGGTTCTAGGATTTATTACTGTGTATTATTTAAATCGTTCAGGAGAGTTTTCTTCTACGATGCCATTAGTGCTTTCTTATCTTGTATTGGCAATCATTTTTACATTGGGAAACATCGTTTATATCAATCGCTTTATGAAGAAAAATGTTCATAATACGATTCTTTTCTTAAAATGGCTATCAGATAAAATGGCTCGTGGAGATTATACCTTTGTAGTAAATGAAAAGAGATTAAAAAAGGATGAATTTGGAGAACTGATTGTTTCTTATAACACCGTTATTAAAGAAACAAGAAACCTAATTGACAAAGTATATGATGCTTTGGAGCTTCTTAGTTCAGCCTTACATAATTTAGGTGAATCTGTAAACCAATCGTCAAGAGCATCAGACGAGATACTAAAGAGCAGTGAAGAAATTGCTAAGGGTTCTTCTGAACAAGCTATTGCTACAGAGGATGGATTAAGGAAATCTTATGACTTAGGTAAAATTGTTGAAGAAAATAACAACTTACTGCAATCTGTAAATAAAATGTCTGAAAAAATTGTCTTTACTGCAAACGATGGCATGACACAAGTAGAGGAATTATCTGATAAAGTTCAGATTACAAATGAATCTATAAAATCGATTAACGAGGTAATCATAAAGACCAACAAAAGTGCAATGGATATTAAAGAGGCCAGCGATATTATTTCTGCTATAGCAAAACAAACCAATCTTTTAGCACTAAATGCGGCTATTGAAGCTGCTCGTGCTGGTGAATCCGGAAGAGGCTTCGCCGTAGTAGCAGAAGAGATTAGAAGTTTAGCCGAACGCTCTACAGAGTCAACTACGCACATTGATTCGATTATTCAAGAATTACAGACCAATTCAAATAGTGCACTAAAAGAAATGGAATCCACAAATAAAGTTATGACGGAACAAGTAGAAAGCGTAAAAATTACAAGCGATAAATTCAATGAAATTTTGGTATCTATTGATGAAAATGCCCTTGCTGTATATACACTGGGCGAAAGCATTGGTAAGATGAATGAAATCCAAAAAAATATTTCTGAAATCATTGAAAATCTTTCTGCAATTGCCCAAGAAAATGCCGCTGGAACAGAAGAATCAATAGCGAGTATCGAAGAGCAGTCAAATCATATGCAAAACCTAACAATTGAATCAGAGAAGATTAACAGCTTAAATGAAGAATTAAATAATACGATTCGATTCTTTAGAACGAGAAATAAGAAAGAAAAGAACGCCACAGCATAAGTAATTCTATAAATATATTATATCTGTAAAAAGCAAATTATTCTTCAATCCAAACAAACGAAAATTAGTCTAAAAAAACCTCCTAGAATATCTAGGAGGTTTTTCTACTTCAAAGTGAGCTTACAGCCCTTTCGCTGCGCTTTCGCCTGCGATTTTACCAAATACATTGATATCAGCTAATGCATTACCGCCAAGTCTGTTTGAACCGTGGATTCCACCTGTTACTTCACCTGCAGCATATAATCCTGGGATTACATTGCCTTCAGCATTAATAGCTTGTGCTTTTGTATTGATTTGAATTCCACCCATAGTATGGTGAACAGTTGGAACTCGTTTTCCTGCATAATAGGGTCCTTTGTCGATTTTGTCTTTGAATAATGTTCTGCCGAATTCATCTTTTCCTTCGTCTACGCCTTTGTTAAAGCCTTCAACTGCTTTGACAAGACTATCTGCATCTACACCAATCATTTCAGCTAATTCTTCCAAAGTATCTGCTTTGAAAGCTCTGCCAGCTTTTACTAATTCATTCGCTGTTTCGCCAAAGTGATTTTCTTCATCCCCAGTAGGATAAGAATGTGAATCTAAAATTGTCCACATGGTTTGATCCTTTTGCTCTAAAAGAGCTTTTGTCATAACGTCACGTCTTGCACCTTCGTCAACGAAACGATTTCCATCTAGGTTGATAAAAATTCGATCTTCTACGCCTTGTTCAATATTACCACTTAATGAGCCTGTTTCTGGGTCACCCATTGGCAATAATTGAATCCATTCCATACCAACTAGATTTGCACCAGCTTTTTCTGCCATTATTATGCCATCACCAGTAGCCCCAGGATGGTTTGTTGACATTAGATTAGAGATATCTTCCCATTGTTTGTTATATTTATCTCTCATTTCTTTATTTTGGCTAAATCCGCCTGTTGCTATTACAACGCCTTTTGTAGCTTTTATAACATAATCTGTGTCTTCGCCTTCTGCTTTGACACCTACTATTCTATCGCCTTCTTTAATCAATTCAGTAGCATTTGTATTAATTTTCACTTCTACGCCACCATTTGATTTTTCTGCATATTCCATGTGAGTATCGATAAATCCTGTACCTAATACTTTTTCAGGATCGTGCGCTCTAGGCCACATTCCACCAAGAACAGTAAAGATTTTGTGTTCGAATTCCATTCCCAAACTCTCTAACCATTTTATAGCTGGCAATGCGTTATTTACAAGAATCTCAACTAATTCAGGATCTGCTAGTTTGTCTCCGCCTTCGTAAGTTTGTTGGAAATGTTTATCAATAGAATCTTCAATGCCAAATTCTTTTTGTAATTCAGTGTCTACTGCATTAAAGGCTGCACCTGAAATAGCAGTATTACCGCCGGCCTTGCCCATCTTTTCAAGTACGATAACTTTTGCACCATTTTGATTTGCCGAAGTAGCTGCTGCTAAACCAGCACCACCAGCGCCGATAACGACAACATCCGTAGTTAATTCTTCTGTTTTTCTTTCAGTAGTATCTTCTTTTTTCTGGCTTAATTTTTCCATATCTCCACCAGCTTCAGTCAATGCAGCTTTTGTACCTTCAATGATTCCATTAGAAGTATAAGTTGCACCTGAAACGATATCTACTGCTACAGTTTGTCCATCGACAATCTCTTGTGGAACCTTTGCAATAGCAGAATCCGATACTCCTGGTGTCTCGCTATGTTCTAAAACTTTGACAGAGAGTATCTTTGTATCGTCTACTTCTACCTCTACCTTGATATCGCCATGAATACCTTTTCCAATTCCAGTGTATTTTCCTGCTTTAAATGCTGATTCTGTGTTTGATTGGCAACCAAACGCGAAAAGCACTAAAACAAAACACATGAAAATAGAAATTAATTTTGCGTGTTTCTTTTTCATTTTTTATTCCCCCTGATAATTATTTATCTAACAAGGACATTGTAGCATATAAATAGAACCAGTTCAACGAATTAATTATAGTTTTTTATGGAAAGTATTCCCTCTTTACTATATAAAAAAGTCGCAGATTCTCTTCCTGCGACTTTAAAATCATATAAAATTTTAGCTTACCTGCTGTTATTTTTTTAAAAACATTTTAATGAACTCTCCAATGAAATGTTTCATCTTATCTCTCAAATTGTAATCTCCATCGTGTAAACCCCAATCAAAGACAATTCCACGTGCAATAATAAATAACTTTTCACAAAGTTCCTCGGGAGTTTCTATATCAATTATTTCTCCTCTTTTTTGACCTTCGTTGATAATTTCTATCAACACATTCTGCATCGCTCTGCCCTTCTTAATATAATTTTTATTATTAATGCTGAGCATTTGCCTAAGAGTATCAATATCAGTCTCCATATTTTTAGCAGCGTAATAGTCAAAAAATTCTACAACCCGATCTATGGAGTACTCCTCCTTTAATCCTTCCCTTACTGTAGTATCAAAATAATAATCTGCTCTTACATAGATTTCGTAAAATACATCTTCCTTCGATTTATAATAATGATAGAAAGTACCAACAGAAATGTTTGCTTCTTTAACAATATCTTTTATATGTACATTATCATAACCATATTTTTCAAATAGCGCTATACTGACATTGTATATTTTATTTTTTGTATCTATCGCCTGCTTCTGCCTTTTGGTTATCGGTTTTGTCACCACTATACCCCCTGTATCCTTAAGCCATTCTAAATTGTATACTACCATATATTGTGTTAAATTTCACTTTTATTATCTATTTAATAATAAAATTATTTTTTGATATTATTTAAAGTTTTTCATAAAAGAATAAAAAACCACATTATGTTCACCACATATAAAAAAGATTGTAGGGGAATCTATGCTAGAATCTTTTTCTACGATCTATTAAGTTATCTTAAATGCTAGATTTTCATTATTCTAGAAAATAATCTTTATTAAATGAGTAAATTTGTTATAATACATCTATCCGAATATACGATAAAGAAAATGGAGGAACTTTCATGAAGAAAGAGATATCTTTTACACGAGTTGAGACATCAATGATCATGGAACCGAAACACTGTAACCCGAGTGGCAATATTCACGGCGGAGAAATGATGAAGATTATGGATAATGTAGCAGGCATCGTAGCTGTTAAACACGCTAAAGGAAATGTAGTCACAGCTAGAGTAGATGAGACGATTTTTCATATTCCAGTTCATGTGGGAGACATTGTGACCTGCATCGGGGAACTAGCCTATGTAGGGACTACTTCAATGCAAATTTTCGTATCCGTTCTCGTTAACGATATAAAAGGACAAAATAAATCTAAAATTGCACTAACTGCATTTTTCACTATGGTCCACTTAGACGAAGACGGAAAGCCAGCCAAAGTCCCCCAATTAACCCCGATTACTCCTGACGAAGAGGCTCTGTATCTTCTAGGGAAAAAGAAGTATGAGGAGATAAAATCAAAGAAATGAGTTAGCGGAAAGCAGAATGCTGAAAGCGGAACTTCTAAGCTAATTAACAGACGGTAAAAAGTAATAGTATCAATAGCTAGTTTGTAGAGATCCTTCGCTAGCGCTCAGGATGACGGAGCTACGCTCCGCTTAATAATAAAAAGCAACTTCAAACAATAAATCACGCAAAGCGCACAGCGTCATCCAGAGCATAGCGAAGGATCCCACCTCGTCACACTGAAAAATCAAAACCACCTCCAAACAATAAATCACGCAAAGCGCGTAGCGTCATCCTTGAGGAGCTTGCGACGAAGGATCTTACATTACCTCGCCTCTAGACGAGTTTTCAACTTTCCGCATTCCGCTTTCAGCTTTTTAGTTTTTCCCCGCCCAACCGTTCAACCAAATTCACTCTTCCTTATCTCCTGGCCCGAGTTTGCCTGAATCGCCCTCCACAGTCGTAGCCGCCCCTGCATGATCCTTTACGGCTAAAGAAAACGGCAAGAAGTGCTTACCTAGTAACCCTATTTTACCTGCATAATATTGAATAAGAACAAATAAAATCACCAGTATGGTCAATCCCAGTT
The nucleotide sequence above comes from Alkalibaculum bacchi. Encoded proteins:
- a CDS encoding methyl-accepting chemotaxis protein, with translation MKNQQKEKLENYAITQKILIYTSIYSLSIFLVLGFITVYYLNRSGEFSSTMPLVLSYLVLAIIFTLGNIVYINRFMKKNVHNTILFLKWLSDKMARGDYTFVVNEKRLKKDEFGELIVSYNTVIKETRNLIDKVYDALELLSSALHNLGESVNQSSRASDEILKSSEEIAKGSSEQAIATEDGLRKSYDLGKIVEENNNLLQSVNKMSEKIVFTANDGMTQVEELSDKVQITNESIKSINEVIIKTNKSAMDIKEASDIISAIAKQTNLLALNAAIEAARAGESGRGFAVVAEEIRSLAERSTESTTHIDSIIQELQTNSNSALKEMESTNKVMTEQVESVKITSDKFNEILVSIDENALAVYTLGESIGKMNEIQKNISEIIENLSAIAQENAAGTEESIASIEEQSNHMQNLTIESEKINSLNEELNNTIRFFRTRNKKEKNATA
- a CDS encoding putative ABC transporter permease; the encoded protein is MDWTVLFLIWFIYSLLGWIVETLYCSIRQGSFAERGFLSGPICPIYGVGAIYVIFLVDPYVKTLGGLFLLSMVTTSILEYVTSYIMEKLFAMRWWDYSEKKFNINGRVCLENSIYFGILSIILVNWIHPYISFSVHQISDTNKNYMSIFLFAIILLDIAYSSNAAIKLNSRFKQIYILKEEIRDAIGRDHLEEKLETFLAHGQRFIEEKHEDWMGFKASINTNINEFKDHVDVDLSTLPLYKKIKELQTRVKFSERRILRAFPKLKSTKYDDVLEELKRNIKKR
- a CDS encoding TIGR00266 family protein, which produces MAVDYEIYGDDMQFVRFLLRNNESLIAEAGALLFMDGTVKMDTIFGDGSAQSSGSSLMGKLMGAGKRVLTGESLFMTLFTQTGNSEGEVAFGAPYPGKIIPVDLSKYNGKIICQKDSFLCAEKGTAVGIAFQKKIGVGFFGGEGFIMQKLEGNGLAFCHAGGTIYERELAPGETLKVDTGCLVALTQEVNYDIEFVGNIKTAVFGGEGLFFATLKGPGKVWLQSLPFSRLADRIITSSKYTGGSSKGEGSVLGTLGNLFED
- a CDS encoding HD family phosphohydrolase, yielding MIDYFFSKIIDYKDVDEYKTCVVDLLEHEAVCSMKDYIQHSDISCFEHSLTVSYYSYCICKNWGLDYRSAARGGLLHDLFLYDWHTTKTEGLHGFTHPYTALKNADNLFELNEREKDIIVKHMWPLTIKLPKFRESFVVTMVDKWCAVMEISTRKKMCVVLDLI
- a CDS encoding DUF3006 domain-containing protein, with translation MKYIIDRFEGDYAVVEDENKLMMDIQLEDLPKEVQEGDVLVKIGDSYSVDLGETERRKKKIQELVDDLWE
- a CDS encoding flavocytochrome c, translating into MKKKHAKLISIFMCFVLVLFAFGCQSNTESAFKAGKYTGIGKGIHGDIKVEVEVDDTKILSVKVLEHSETPGVSDSAIAKVPQEIVDGQTVAVDIVSGATYTSNGIIEGTKAALTEAGGDMEKLSQKKEDTTERKTEELTTDVVVIGAGGAGLAAATSANQNGAKVIVLEKMGKAGGNTAISGAAFNAVDTELQKEFGIEDSIDKHFQQTYEGGDKLADPELVEILVNNALPAIKWLESLGMEFEHKIFTVLGGMWPRAHDPEKVLGTGFIDTHMEYAEKSNGGVEVKINTNATELIKEGDRIVGVKAEGEDTDYVIKATKGVVIATGGFSQNKEMRDKYNKQWEDISNLMSTNHPGATGDGIIMAEKAGANLVGMEWIQLLPMGDPETGSLSGNIEQGVEDRIFINLDGNRFVDEGARRDVMTKALLEQKDQTMWTILDSHSYPTGDEENHFGETANELVKAGRAFKADTLEELAEMIGVDADSLVKAVEGFNKGVDEGKDEFGRTLFKDKIDKGPYYAGKRVPTVHHTMGGIQINTKAQAINAEGNVIPGLYAAGEVTGGIHGSNRLGGNALADINVFGKIAGESAAKGL
- a CDS encoding ComEC/Rec2 family competence protein, translated to MNKLLKTLIPIIIAFTAFAFNLFADDGINTDVALGQVKIHFLDVGQADSILIQDASGQTMLIDAGNNGDSDLVVSYIRDLGIDHIDVLIGTHPHEDHIGGLDAVIENFDIGKIYMPKINHSSKTYEDVLIAIKNKGYKINTPQAGSTFDLGNAEYTILSPISKTYSDTNNYSITVKLDYGEHSFLFMGDAEKIVENEIIEMGYPIQADLIKLGHHGSMYSSSDEFLDKVNPKYAIISVGEGNSYGHPDPEIMTKLEERGIKSYRTDEMGTIVVESDGSEVRFAHLRTIEN